The region GATGGAGAATTTTTCGGCCCCCCTGAAACCAGCACATTTTTGGCTGGACTTCCCGCGACTTGGCTCGACAACGGAGCGGGACTCTCGACGTTCAAATCGGCCCCGGCATCGAGCAATGCAACAACCGCGCACTCGTCGCCGTTTATACAGGCCAGCATCAGAGCGGTATAACCATTGTCGTTAACTGTATTCAGTTTCGTCGATGGGAGCAGAGGGATTGCTTGAGATATTAATTCCGGTCGCGAACTCGTCAGCATTTTAAAGGCCATTTCCATCGTCAGACGTCGCGTGCATTCGGCATCGTCTATCCGCCCTGAGCAGAGAGTGACTTCTTCCGAACTGAAATAACGAATTTCGGTTACTATCtagaataatttatacagCAGAAGTCGGCGATTAGGCTGGGAATTGCCTACTACGTGACTGTGAACGTACCAAATCTGTCTAACCGGACAATCTACACCGGGTAAAAGCAGCCTGGCTGCCTGGCCAATGTCATCATCGTCCAAAATACTCCCGTGCCGATGCTCGGCATGGGCTGTAGCCACCCTCAACCACTCGACTAGCGGTGGAAGAACGACGTACGCTCGCTCATAGGCGAGTTCCTGGATACCCGTACCTCTTTCACCGTGCTCTAGCTggataaaacaaaaagagaCGTGGAACCACGTGATTAGTTGCTAGTTTGTTCCGGCTATCGCGATTGACTATCCTCTCCACTGCTTTCATCCAGTGTCTTATACTTTTGTCATGACGTCAACCGTTTCTGATACTGCGTTTCAGTACAAACCTGAGAGCATCTCATGTAGTAAAAGAGCGCGTTCAGGGCCCTGGGCGTCAATGGGACCGGGCAACGCCCGGACTGGGCTACTTTGGATATTAGATCGGTAAGCTCAGGTATGGAGCCTACGCAAGTCGTCAGCAGCGAAGGTTCAAGGGTGGAACCGGCAGCCTCTCGCCCGCTGCGTGAGGATGAGTTTGAACCGAGAGAACTGACGCTGGCCCATCGAGGCATCGCGAGTGCGCCTGCGGCAGGTTAAACGTGAAACGATCGTTACATGGACAAACATTAACGAATATTCGCTACAGTTAATCGAGAATGGATTTTTACCAGACGCGATTCGGCCCGCATTCAAGTGCGCGTAAGGCTGCAGTAGCCCCCACAAGTCACCGTTGTTCGCTATCGCGTGTTCCAGCATAGTAGCGGTCAAGGTTGCGTGAGGCTCCGTCGGAATGCACTGGAGCAAAATCTCTTCTAAAAGATTTTCCACACCAGCAGCCAAATACACAGCTGCGTACTCGTGAACCATTTTTCCTAATTTCACGTCTGTCATCCATCTGATAAAACGGCCGACCGGTAGTTGCAGGCCTGCTCGCGAACCTTTTGATTGTTTCAGCTGGTCCCCAGACACAGCGAACATGGCTGCTGCTCGCAGGCAAGCCTAGAAAGAGTCAGCTTCGATTGGAAAGCGATTAAATGCTTCTGGAAATGCGATTAGATGATACTTCTCGCAATTCTTTATTTAGTGTGAGGCTGTCTTTCAGTATAGAATGCTGACTGttaaatttcttaaaaaaaaaaagtaattcttTCAACATGTCTGTATCTTAACATTGAGATATTAAGAAATGTGCCGTACAGTTCGAAGTCAAGTCTAATTTCTACTTTCTGTTAATTATCAACTAGGTTACCAGAATGGGTATGAAAATGGATTAATTCCTGGTTTTCACCTTTGTACAAGAATCAGCCAAGGCTGGACAAAGCACAATTTTGAAGGCGCTGTAAATTTCGTGCTTGCTGCAAAGACCGAGAGGTTTGGCAAGCCTCTGAGTCTCCCTGCCGACTCTTACGAGAGCCCTTTGAAGCAGGTACGATAATCGCGGTATTGTTTCCATGGATACACGCTCCATGTGTTCCCTGGTACGTCCGTTCTGCAGGACCCTGAGGACGTCGTGATGGGTCCAAGGAAGCTGCTGCAGCTCGACAAGCCTGTTGTGCGAGTCGACCCACACGAATTCGTCGGCACTGGTAACGTTGGTGTTGATCGTCTCGAGGCTTGAGTGACGCATAAGCCGTCTTACCGCAGGCTCCGAACTCTCGGAACCGCTCAACGACGAGTACGTCGAGGTCGAGGTGTGAGAACGCATCGTCAGCTGCTGAATAGCCAGCTTTATGTCCTCCAGTCCGGATCCTGACCACGGCACCTGTAGCtgtgaaagaagaagagaaaaacacTCAATGCTAAAATTGCCCCTACCATCCGATTGTCGTTTCAAGTATTTGATCAGTCTTTCTTTCATCTCTAATTCACCTTTGCCGGAGTAGCTCTGTGCCGATTACGATTTTGTCCCGATCTCATCCTGGCGTTACGCTGGGTTACCGATGCTGACAAACGGTCATCTTCTGGAACAACCTTCAACGCTTGTGGACTGTGAACTCTGTGGTGACGATGAGGGGGCGAACTGCTGCTAGTGTGACCTCCGGTGTCCGACATGCTCGCATGTCCAGAGGACCGATTCTCATCCGAAGAACTGTTGCCCGTGCATTCTGGTCCCCGCTGATCgtaattgaacaaaaaataaaatagatcgCCGAAACGTTTTTGGGAAGGTTGCAGAGTTATGCACGATGGCAAAGTTGCACCCTCCTACCTGAAGACCGCGGAGTTCATGCAGGCTGAGATGATGGTGCTGGGAGTGATGGGGATGATGGGGCGTCGGCGTCGGTGCCACGCTGTCTGTGTCTCGTTCGGCAACCATGTGGACCATATTGTGCGTCCCCGTTTGCTGAGGAGAGTCTGGCGATTCCTTCGCGTAGGGAGCAGTGTAAAATTCCCTGCCTCCGCCCCCAGCGGGTCTAGAATAAAGAATTGGCGAAGGTGTTCACAGGGTTACAGGCTGATTTTCTATTAACGATCAGTGAAACGGCTCAGGTACTAGATATAGAAGACGCACCAGCGGAGTAACGGAATATAACGCGAGCTTGAGAATTCGAATACGATTCTTTTTCGTCACATAGTCAAGAAAATATAGGCGTGAAAGTGCGTTCGTGATATTCCGTTGGAGACACGCTTTAATCTATCGTTCAACTAATGACGACTCCACGAACCAACAGAGCGTTACTTATACTTTTACAACGAAGAACCTAGAGTCGTGGAAATGTGGTCATCGCGCACGACGCATGCCTTCACAGTAAGGTGGACGTCCACGGTGATCGCAAGAGGTGAGAAAACGGTATTGAACTGTGACACCCGATGCTGAAATCCACCTTTGCTTGCATACATATGAATTTGTGAACCCGAAGCGGTTTATAGAGATTCAACGAATACGATACGGATACGGTACGGATGTTCCCTGCACACGTGGAAGCGGTGAATCAAGGAACTTTAAACTCGTTTCGCCAGTATACGCTTAACTCCATTGTAGGACTGCACTTGCATGCAACTCCTGCAGCTCAACCACAGTCAAATTCGAGTAAACGTGATTCGAACATCTTTATGACGCAAGTGAAAAACAggtgatttgatttttaaatttttcctcgGCTCGTCGAGCTGGAAATAAGACCAAGGTCTTGTAGTATTTCATTGGCGGGCATGCGTGACTCCGAGAAAGGAATATTACAAGAGAGATCCGCGTGCGTACGAAAATCCAGCAGGTATTTACACACTCGGCAAGTGTAACCGCAGCGTGCGGAACGCTGAGATCCCAAATTACCACTTTTCCTTTCGATTTCGAGGCCAGCCTCCAAGGTTCACGCACCACGAAGACGAAAATTGAGAGTGACGTTGTACTTCGAACAACACATTATCCCCGGTGATCGCAGTTCTTCCCTGTACCAGTCCAAACGTTCCCCCTCCCacgtaaaataaattacccTCTAAGTCGCCACTGCTGAACGAAACTCCAGTCGGCCTTGAATCCGGTCGTGTCTCCAGGCAGAGACCAGTAGTCCTCAAGGGAGCTCTGGTCCTCCTCGATACGAAGAACGTCGGCCCTGCTGGGGCTGAGGTTGAGGACAATTTCGTTCGGTGCGTCGAAAGTGGTCCCAGCCTTCACCTGTATCCTGGCAAAGTGGTTCTCACGGCCGTTAGCCGGGATCTCCTCGGAAGATCGTTTCTCAGGATTCCCATTGAGCTCGGGGCGAGAATCGTCCGGTGGAGCAGAAAAGCAATCGGTCAGCAATTTAATCGCCGGTTCCTCGTCGCCGGCGTCGTTTGTCTCGTGCTGAACCTTCTTCAGCTCGGCAATGAAGTCGGGCCGCGGCAGGCGATCAGTGTCCTTCTTTTGCTGCGCCCTGTTGGTGTCCCCAAAATAGACGACGGTCCGGTGTCTGTGTTCGGCGTCGTTTCCACCAGGGTTGACGTCCCGCCGCGGTGGCTTGACCGGCGGTTCCGGTTTCCTAACGGGCTCTCCAACGCTGACCTGGACCCTCTGACCGGCGGCAACGATCTTCCCATGGTCCTCGCCCTGGCTCTGACGCCAGAGACACGTCCTCGAGGGAAGAACAGCGTCGGCGAACGGCGGCGCCCGACGAAGGATGAAGTTCGCGGTATCCCCGTGGTCCTGGAGCCCCGAACCGCTCATTTTGCAGCTCTTCAGCTCGCGACAGAGAAGACAGGTGCAGTCGCCTCGACAACGCCTGCCCGTCTCCTGCTGGACGGGCATGTCACGGGCGGTCCGAAACAAGAGCTTGCATATTTGATCCAGGATTGCACCAACGACTCCGCCTCGCGCGAGTACACCAGCAAGC is a window of Neodiprion fabricii isolate iyNeoFabr1 chromosome 6, iyNeoFabr1.1, whole genome shotgun sequence DNA encoding:
- the LOC124184627 gene encoding ankyrin repeat and BTB/POZ domain-containing protein BTBD11 isoform X2, with protein sequence MVHMVAERDTDSVAPTPTPHHPHHSQHHHLSLHELRGLQRGPECTGNSSSDENRSSGHASMSDTGGHTSSSSPPHRHHRVHSPQALKVVPEDDRLSASVTQRNARMRSGQNRNRHRATPAKLQVPWSGSGLEDIKLAIQQLTMRSHTSTSTYSSLSGSESSEPAVRRLMRHSSLETINTNVTSADEFVWVDSHNRLVELQQLPWTHHDVLRVLQNGRTREHMERVSMETIPRLSYLLQRALVRVGRETQRLAKPLGLCSKHEIYSAFKIVLCPALADSCTKACLRAAAMFAVSGDQLKQSKGSRAGLQLPVGRFIRWMTDVKLGKMVHEYAAVYLAAGVENLLEEILLQCIPTEPHATLTATMLEHAIANNGDLWGLLQPYAHLNAGRIASGALAMPRWASVSSLGSNSSSRSGREAAGSTLEPSLLTTCVGSIPELTDLISKVAQSGRCPVPLTPRALNALFYYMRCSQLEHGERGTGIQELAYERAYVVLPPLVEWLRVATAHAEHRHGSILDDDDIGQAARLLLPGVDCPVRQICSEEVTLCSGRIDDAECTRRLTMEMAFKMLTSSRPELISQAIPLLPSTKLNTVNDNGYTALMLACINGDECAVVALLDAGADLNVESPAPLSSQVAGSPAKNVLVSGGPKNSPSPKNLGGHLFAASTKSANNLNISNSSGSTGSNVCCVQNGFNAETQHWTALTYTALLGNCTIARMLLERGAAVEGGAKLSEDKCTVTPLQVATAAGNHEMVALLLAHGAQPFLSTLIKDTFCYSGSAQRGCYSAVSVAAAHGQRATLNQLLFHPLTTSSRRSEKEVLSLEEILAEGNAGVQQHTAEGQGERNRDANGPAFSKSQIKMLQEAMYHSVESNHLAITMDLRSLGIGWTLHCWMHTLSTAHEMRLESVIDQLLQDFLQVCPEDYSTQFGQECLPLLFNIFRYSKKEATTLLLADIFSSCFGWEPIKPIRDTTLSSGSRIDPKFVNNPELSDVQFRVEGRVFYGHKIVLVTSSPRFRNMLSSKLCEGNPPIVQINDIRYHIFQMVMEFLYHGGCATLEVSQSDVLELMAAANFFQLDGLLRYCEAQCSAMINQNNIVSMYIHAKVYNAAQLLEYCQGFLLQNLMALLSYDDSVKRLLFAKKLPNHDVLAGLLLTLQARIKARKPQQPTNLNA
- the LOC124184627 gene encoding ankyrin repeat and BTB/POZ domain-containing protein BTBD11 isoform X1, which gives rise to MELAGQQPLFLGPSGVVAAGSGPGGVVVAPRQSSPMIQGVGSGGSVIGVPVEHYGAPLGLAACISESGHEILRPKPRRPAGGGGREFYTAPYAKESPDSPQQTGTHNMVHMVAERDTDSVAPTPTPHHPHHSQHHHLSLHELRGLQRGPECTGNSSSDENRSSGHASMSDTGGHTSSSSPPHRHHRVHSPQALKVVPEDDRLSASVTQRNARMRSGQNRNRHRATPAKLQVPWSGSGLEDIKLAIQQLTMRSHTSTSTYSSLSGSESSEPAVRRLMRHSSLETINTNVTSADEFVWVDSHNRLVELQQLPWTHHDVLRVLQNGRTREHMERVSMETIPRLSYLLQRALVRVGRETQRLAKPLGLCSKHEIYSAFKIVLCPALADSCTKACLRAAAMFAVSGDQLKQSKGSRAGLQLPVGRFIRWMTDVKLGKMVHEYAAVYLAAGVENLLEEILLQCIPTEPHATLTATMLEHAIANNGDLWGLLQPYAHLNAGRIASGALAMPRWASVSSLGSNSSSRSGREAAGSTLEPSLLTTCVGSIPELTDLISKVAQSGRCPVPLTPRALNALFYYMRCSQLEHGERGTGIQELAYERAYVVLPPLVEWLRVATAHAEHRHGSILDDDDIGQAARLLLPGVDCPVRQICSEEVTLCSGRIDDAECTRRLTMEMAFKMLTSSRPELISQAIPLLPSTKLNTVNDNGYTALMLACINGDECAVVALLDAGADLNVESPAPLSSQVAGSPAKNVLVSGGPKNSPSPKNLGGHLFAASTKSANNLNISNSSGSTGSNVCCVQNGFNAETQHWTALTYTALLGNCTIARMLLERGAAVEGGAKLSEDKCTVTPLQVATAAGNHEMVALLLAHGAQPFLSTLIKDTFCYSGSAQRGCYSAVSVAAAHGQRATLNQLLFHPLTTSSRRSEKEVLSLEEILAEGNAGVQQHTAEGQGERNRDANGPAFSKSQIKMLQEAMYHSVESNHLAITMDLRSLGIGWTLHCWMHTLSTAHEMRLESVIDQLLQDFLQVCPEDYSTQFGQECLPLLFNIFRYSKKEATTLLLADIFSSCFGWEPIKPIRDTTLSSGSRIDPKFVNNPELSDVQFRVEGRVFYGHKIVLVTSSPRFRNMLSSKLCEGNPPIVQINDIRYHIFQMVMEFLYHGGCATLEVSQSDVLELMAAANFFQLDGLLRYCEAQCSAMINQNNIVSMYIHAKVYNAAQLLEYCQGFLLQNLMALLSYDDSVKRLLFAKKLPNHDVLAGLLLTLQARIKARKPQQPTNLNA